Proteins encoded together in one Lathyrus oleraceus cultivar Zhongwan6 chromosome 5, CAAS_Psat_ZW6_1.0, whole genome shotgun sequence window:
- the LOC127079835 gene encoding uncharacterized protein LOC127079835, protein MGPEAMKTKALMDKIRVHALNSNLLFVLMHEPAVGPEILSALAQLKDLQLSDYARLAMAALEQILVPMLRHIDSVRDTERQIADTEASVKEKWELVMHADVEVTSMLMSMEERQKELTSKQARATELRQQIDALQRQIATLDNELDSIVKEESRFVDEVLQPAQATVEQTTRDALAVGEELMVVEGKLEELKAYADTLEPASLHYNFELKSFQSKFGQI, encoded by the coding sequence ATGGGCCCTGAGGCGATGAAAACTAAGGCTCTTATGGACAAAATCCGCGTGCACGCCTTGAACTCTAACCTTCTTTTCGTGCTCATGCATGAACCTGCTGTCGGTCCAGAGATTCTGAGCGCACTTGCCCAGCTAAAGGATCTCCAACTCTCTGATTATGCCAGACTTGCAATGGCGGCTCTAGAACAAATCTTGGTGCCTATGTTGCGCCATATTGACAGCGTTCGGGACACTGAGCGCCAAATTGCTGATACTGAGGCCTCTGTGAAGGAGAAATGGGAGTTGGTGATGCATGCCGACGTGGAAGTTACCAGTATGTTGATGTCTATGGAGGAGCGACAGAAGGAATTGACTTCCAAACAAGCAAGGGCCACTGAGCTACGTCAACAAATCGATGCCCTTCAACGTCAAATTGCCACCTTGGATAATGAGTTGGACTCAATTGTTAAGGAGGAGTCCCGTTTTGTCGACGAAGTGCTACAACCTGCTCAGGCCACTGTGGAACAAACTACCCGTGATGCCTTAGCGGTCGGTGAAGAACTTATGGTTGTCGAAGGGAAGCTTGAGGAGCTTAAAGCCTATGCCGACACCCTGGAGCCTGCGTCTCTGCACTACAATTTCGAACTCAAATCCTTCCAATCCAAGTTCGGCCAGATTTGA
- the LOC127079836 gene encoding uncharacterized protein LOC127079836: MVMVNRHQDVDKIIDQRRQEDLAVENNLTTIVERIMARNGMGATLQRPLYASPLAEFILQAEAPRGMKVPKYTKFGGEPELSSIKRRFTESIDDYLNRFRSLKARCFTQVPEHELVQMAAGGLNYSIRKKIDPTFVKNMSQLADRVRHLERLRLEKVRHNKSKKEKVAFIEYDATDPIHEADYASSTELEIDVAELKSGSAYECHSLLPAQGKNPVENNPKFPAKTYTFDVSKCEEIFDLLVKDGQMVVPPSTKIPPLEQRQKIGEYDEANMLEQTGESPDVDIAGVYPRADEDLVDFLYHCKNKGSQVCLCAKCGAVTDKIAAENF, encoded by the exons ATGGTAATGGTTAACCGACACCAGGATGTTGATAAAATCATCGACCAACGTCGACAAGAAGACTTGGCggtggaaaataatttgacaactattgtcgaaaggattatggctagaaaTGGCATGGGTGCTACATTACAAAGGCCATTATACGCTTCCCCGTTAGCTGAATTTATTCTCCAAGCCGAGGCACCTAGGGGGATGAAAGTGCCTAAGTACACTAAATTTGGGGGAGAGCCTG aattgtctagtaTTAAGAGAAGGTTTACTGAAAGTATAGATGATTATCTGAATCGGTTCAGGTCCTTAAAAGCTAGGTGCTTTACGCAAGTGCCAGAACATGAACTAGTTCAAATGGCCGCAGGAGGTTTAaattattccattaggaagaagaTAGATCCAACTTTTGTGAAAAATATGTCACAACTGGCTGACAGAGTCCGACACCTAGAACGATTAAGGCTAGAAAAAGTTAGGCACAATAagtctaagaaagaaaaggtagCGTTTATCGAATACGACGCGACAGACCCAATACATGAGGCCGATTATGCttcatcgaccgaattagaaatCGACGTGGCTGAACTAAAGTCAGGATCCGCCTATGAGTGTCACTCATTGCTGCCTGCGCAAGGAAAGAATCCTGTCGAAAACAACCCAAAATTCCCTGCGAAAACTTATACTTTCGACGTGTCGaagtgtgaggaaatttttgacttaTTGGTCAAAGATGGGCAGATGGTGGTACCTCCTAGTACTAAAATACCACCGTTGGAACAAAGACAGAAAATagg CGAATATGATGAGGCCAACATGTTAGAGCAAACTGGGGAAAGCCCAGATGTCGATATAGCTGGAGTTTacccaagggctgatgaagaCTTGGTGGATTTTCTGTATCACTGCAAGAACAAGGGTTCACAGGTGTGCCTGTGCGCCAAGTGTGGTGCCGTCACCGACAAAATAGCAGCAGAGAATTTCTAG